The following are from one region of the Salvia hispanica cultivar TCC Black 2014 chromosome 1, UniMelb_Shisp_WGS_1.0, whole genome shotgun sequence genome:
- the LOC125201487 gene encoding probable protein phosphatase 2C 12 — protein MLTKSGDHQTVPLSVLLKRELANEKVERPELTHGQASQSKKGEDLTFIKTECQRVLGDGVTTYSVYALFDGHNGSAAAIYSKENLLNNVVNAIPQDLNSEEWVAALPRALVAGFVKTDKDFQERAQTSGTTVTFVIIEGWVLTVASVGDSRGVLESAEGSIYYLSADHRLDCSEEERERITASGGEVGRLNTGAGTEIGPLRCWPGGLCLSRSIGDLDVGEYIVPVPHVKQVKLSSTGGRLIISSDGVWDALSAETAFECCRGMPPDAAASQIVKEAVQVKGLRDDTTCIVVDIQLPEKNEPPKVPPKKQGKRGIKSMFRKKSSESTSLPSKEEHIEPEMVEEMFEEGSAFLSERLDSKYPVCNMFKLFVCAVCQAEIKPGEGISIHSGTADTKKLRPWDGPFLCSSCQEKKNAMEGKRASGASRYSSGSD, from the exons ATGTTGACAAAGAGTGGCGACCATCAGACGGTCCCTTTATCTGTGTTGCTGAAACGGGAGCTTGCCAATGAGAAGGTTGAGAGGCCGGAGCTTACGCACGGCCAGGCCAGTCAGAGCAAGAAGGGCGAGGACTTGACTTTTATCAAGACCGAATGCCAACGGGTTTTGGGCGATGGAGTCACCACATATTCTGTTTATGCG TTATTCGATGGTCACAATGGATCTGCAGCTGCAATCTATTCGAAGGAGAATCTCCTAAATAATGTTGTGAATGCTATTCCACAAGATCTTAACAGTGAAGAGTGGGTAGCAGCTTTGCCCCGAGCTTTAGTTGCAGGGTTTGTGAAAACCGACAAAGATTTCCAGGAAAGAG cCCAAACTTCAGGAACAACGGTAACCTTTGTAATAATTGAGGGATGGGTCTTAACCGTTGCTTCAGTTGGCGATTCTCGTGGTGTGCTTGAATCAGCTGAAGGGTCGATATATTATCTCTCAGCAGATCATAGACTTGACTGCAGTGAAGAAGA GAGGGAACGGATAACTGCAAGTGGTGGTGAAGTTGGACGCCTTAATACCGGAGCTGGCACAGAG ATTGGTCCATTGAGATGTTGGCCCGGTGGCTTGTGTCTTTCACGATCCATTGGTGACTTGGATGTCGGGGAGTACATAGTTCCCGTACCTCATGTGAAGCAAGTCAAG CTATCATCAACTGGTGGGAGGCTTATTATCTCGAGCGACGGTGTTTGGGATGCGTTATCTGCGGAAACAGCTTTTGAGTGTTGTAGAGGAATGCCACCGGATGCTGCAGCCTCTCAGATTGTCAAA GAAGCTGTACAGGTGAAGGGGCTTAGAGATGATACAACGTGTATTGTTGTAGACATACAACTTCCCGAGAAGAACGAGCCGCCAAAAGTACCCCCTAAGAAGCAAGGGAAACGAGGCATAAAGTCCATGTTTCGGAAAAAGTCGTCAGAGTCGACTTCTCTCCCAAGCAAGGAAGAACACATTGAGCCAGAGATGGTGGAGGAAATGTTCGAGGAAGGATCGGCCTTCCTATCGGAAAG GTTGGATTCGAAGTACCCGGTGTGCAACATGTTCAAGCTGTTTGTATGTGCGGTTTGTCAAGCGGAGATAAAACCGGGAGAGGGCATTTCAATACACTCGGGAACAGCTGATACGAAAAAGTTACGGCCTTGGGACGGCCCCTTCCTCTGCTCGAGCTGCCAAGAGAAGAAAAACGCCATGGAAGGGAAAAGAGCTTCCGGAG CTTCAAGATACAGTAGTGGAAGTGACTAG
- the LOC125202535 gene encoding uncharacterized protein LOC125202535, with amino-acid sequence MWGFGGNRYWGRRERGKVEGIVVVFAWLSSQEKHLKNYTDLYSSLGWNSIVCQARLLNSLFPDKAASLAREIVNELIQELKIRPCPIIFASFSGGPKACMYKVLQIIEGKCDEEQINPDECRLVRDSVSGYIFDSCPVDFVSDLGNHFVLHQAGFKISHPPLVASWITSGISSTLDALFLSRFESQRAEYWQTLYATVSFRAPYLILCSEDDELAPFQTIFNFASRLKNLGADVKLVKWSKSSHVGHFRHHPAEYSAAVTELLRKAAVTYSQRIRQLEGEKMVMEGGHDEISDPFNGLRKAATMSRDGLHRFNLDSNDYLHVPSSVEYHEDWDVGPIPDESKGRYIPLSSPPKISPHGVLGQFLFDVCVPKNVDDWDMRFSPSMRSAFGRRSSPFNPIKCILRSRL; translated from the exons ATGTGGGGATTCGGTGGAAATCGATATTGGGGAAGAAGGGAGAGGGGGAAAGTGGAAGGAATAGTTGTGGTGTTTGCATGGTTGTCAAGTCAGGAGAAGCATTTGAAGAATTATACCGATCTCTACTCTTCTCTCGGCTGGAATTCCATTGTTTGCCAAGCTCGCCTCCTCAATTC ACTTTTTCCAGATAAGGCTGCATCGTTGGCTCGGGAAATAGTTAATGAGCTCATACAG gaattaaaaataaggcCGTGCCCTATCATATTTGCATCTTTTTCTGGCGGTCCGAAAGCTTGTATGTACAAGGTTCTTCAG ATAATTGAAGGGAAGTGTGATGAAGAGCAAATCAATCCG GATGAATGTCGGCTTGTTAGAGACTCTGTTTCTGGCTACATATTCGATTCTTGTCCAGTGGATTTCGTAAGCGACTTAGGGAATCATTTCGTTCTCCATCAAGCtggttttaaaatttcacatCCACCACTCGTGGCGTCATGGATAACAAGTGGCATCTCCTCCACCCTGGACGCACTCTTCCTTAGCAGATTCGAATCACAGCGCGCTGAATATTGGCAGACACTATACGCCACAGTA AGTTTTCGGGCTCCATATCTCATCTTATGCTCGGAGGATGACGAGCTTGCTCCGTTTCAAACAATCTTCAATTTCGCCAGTAGGCTGAAAAACCTTGGAGCTGATGTTAAATTGGTTAAGTGGAGTAAATCATCGCATGTTG GGCATTTTCGACATCATCCAGCAGAATACAGCGCAGCCGTGACCGAGCTACTGAGAAAAGCTGCTGTAACCTATTCACAACGAATACGACAGCTTGAAGGCGAGAAAATGGTCATGGAAGGGGGACATGATGAAATTTCCGATCCATTTAACGGCCTAAGGAAAGCAGCCACAATGTCAAGAGACGGCCTCCACAGATTTAACCTCGACTCGAATGATTATCTTCATGTGCCGAGCTCTGTGGAGTATCACGAGGATTGGGACGTTGGGCCCATCCCAGATGAATCCAAGGGACGTTACATACCTCTATCTAGCCCTCCAAAGATCAGCCCCCATGGCGTCTTAGGTCAGTTCCTCTTCGACGTTTGTGTTCCAAAGAATGTTGATGATTGGGACATGAGATTTTCGCCCTCCATGAGAAGCGCGTTTGGGCGGAGGTCTTCCCCTTTCAATCCTATAAAGTGCATCCTTCGCTCTAGATTATGA
- the LOC125210200 gene encoding DPH4 homolog: MIRSQNMSCRTHYEAIGVKEDASQEEIRKTYRSAILALHPDKLPDSSEQSNPLGSEFLEVQRAWKVLGDPGSRALYDRELRTLRQEAVAAEDVTMRDMMVVEEEEDGGGFDLSYQCRCGDFFCISSCELDEMGYQFSRNRGEVSLHSPSSMQASIVLPCGSCSLKLRLVID; this comes from the coding sequence ATGATAAGGAGCCAAAACATGAGCTGCAGAACTCACTATGAGGCCATTGGTGTGAAGGAAGATGCGAGCCAAGAAGAAATCCGTAAAACTTATCGATCCGCCATCCTCGCTCTCCATCCGGATAAGCTCCCGGATTCATCCGAGCAATCAAATCCCCTCGGGAGTGAGTTTCTCGAGGTGCAGAGGGCGTGGAAAGTGCTCGGTGATCCGGGATCACGGGCCCTCTACGACCGTGAACTGAGGACGTTGAGACAGGAAGCTGTCGCTGCAGAAGATGTAACCATGAGAGATATGATGGTtgtcgaagaagaagaggacgGAGGGGGTTTCGACCTGTCCTATCAATGCAGGTGTGGTGATTTCTTCTGTATAAGTTCTTGTGAATTGGATGAAATGGGGTATCAGTTTTCGAGAAATCGAGGTGAGGTTTCGTTGCATTCGCCTTCGTCTATGCAAGCATCGATTGTTCTTCCGTGTGGATCGTGCTCTCTGAAACTACGGCTAGTCATTGATTGA
- the LOC125210191 gene encoding 26S proteasome non-ATPase regulatory subunit 14 homolog, giving the protein MAGMERLHRMFAGAGGALGHPPPDSPTLDSSEQVYISSLALLKMLKHGRAGVPMEVMGLMLGEFVDEYTVRVVDVFAMPQSGTGVSVEAVDHVFQTNMLDMLKQTGRPEMVVGWYHSHPGFGCWLSGVDINTQQSFEALNQRAVAVVVDPIQSVKGKVVIDAFRLINPQTMMLGQEPRQTTSNVGHLNKPSIQALIHGLNRHYYSIAINYRKNELEEKMLLNLHKKKWTDGLTLQRFDTHSKTNEQTVQEMLNLAIKYNKAVQEEDELSPEKLAIANVGKQDAKKHLEEHVSNLMSSNIVQTLGTMLDTVVF; this is encoded by the exons ATGGCAGGAATGGAGAGACTTCACCGGATGTTCGCCGGCGCCGGCGGAGCCCTCGGCCACCCGCCGCCGGACTCCCCGACGCTCGATTCCTCCGAGCAAGTCTACATTTCGTCTCTCGCCCTTCTCAAAATGCTCAAACACG GTAGAGCCGGGGTACCGATGGAGGTGATGGGGCTGATGCTGGGGGAGTTTGTGGACGAGTACACGGTGCGTGTGGTGGACGTCTTCGCGATGCCGCAGAGTGGAACTGGTGTCAGTGTCGAGGCCGTCGATCACGTTTTCCAGACTAATATGCTTGATATGCTCAAGCAGACCGGAAG ACCTGAGATGGTGGTTGGTTGGTATCACTCACATCCTGGCTTTGGATGTTGGCTTTCAGGTGTAGACATTAACACTCAACAG AGTTTTGAAGCTTTGAATCAGAGGGCAGTAGCTGTGGTGGTAGATCCAATTCAAAGTGTGAAAGGAAAGGTGGTAATTGATGCCTTCCGACTCATTAACCCTCAAACCATGATGTTGGGTCAAGAACCACGACAAACCACTTCCAACGTGGGGCATCTCAATAAACCATCTATCCAG GCTTTGATTCATGGGTTGAACAGGCACTATTACTCCATTGCCATAAACTACCGGAAGAACGAACTTGAGGAGAAGATGCTCCTCAATCTCCACAAAAAGAAATGGACAGATGGATTGACCCTCCAGCGGTTCGATACCCACTCCAAAACGAATGAGCAGACAGTTCAG GAGATGCTAAACCTAGCCATCAAGTACAATAAAGCGGTCCAGGAGGAGGACGAGCTGTCGCCTGAGAAGCTAGCAATCGCCAATGTGGGAAAGCAAGACGCCAAGAAGCATCTCGAGGAGCACGTCTCAAACTTGATGTCTTCCAACATAGTCCAAACTTTGGGCACTATGCTGGACACTGTTGTTTTCTAG